GCTGGGCGCTCTGACCGATTATTTCAGCGGCGTGGAGGAGCCCACAATCCTGGTGTTCTGGGGCGACCACTATAACCCCATCGGCAGCGGGTACGAGGTGTATACCGCCACCGGCTATGCCTCGGGCGCCGACAGCGAGAGCCCCGAGCTGCACCAGATGCCGCTTTTGATCTGGAGCAATTACTGGGAGGGGCAGGTGGATCTGGGCACCGTGGCGGCCTACGAGATCAGCCCGGTGATGATGGAGCTTTATGACCTGGAGATGCCGGTGATGTTCAGGCACCTGGCCAACCAGCTTTCTTCTTACCGCAGCCGCACCCGGGGCGTTACCGTGCAGCCGGACGGCACGGTGGAACAGGGGGAGCTCACCGAGGCCCAGCAGGAATGGTTTAACGCCCACTGGATGCTGCAATACGACCTGATGTTTGGGCAGGAATACGCGCTGCTGGAATGAGAAGCAGAAAAACGGCAAAAATTTCAAAATGGCGCTTGTAATGGGCCGCCGCTTGTGATATACTATATCGGCAATACGCACGCATTGCTTTGTTCCCCTGTGCCCGCAAGGGTGGGCGAACATGCAGGCAATGCGGAGGTCAAAAACAAAATATTGGAGGATTTTACAATGGCAGTCGTATCTATGAAACAGCTCCTGGAAGCCGGCGTGCACTTTGGTCACCAGACCCGCCGCTGGAACCCCAAAATGGCGAAGTACATCTTCACCGAGCGCAACGGCATCTACATCATCGACCTGCAGAAGACCGTGAAAAAGCTGGACGAAGCCTATAACTTCGTGCGCGAAGTTTCGGCCGACGGCGGCGAGATCCTGTTCGTGGGCACCAAAAAGCAGGCCCAGGAGTCCATCCGCGACGAGGCGACCCGCTGCGGCATGCACTATGTGAACGCCCGCTGGCTGGGCGGCATGCTCACCAACTTCCGCACCATCCGCAAGCGCATCGACCGCCTGGAGCAGCTGCGCAAGATGAGCGAGGACGGCACCTTTGAGCTGCTGCCCAAAAAGGAAGTTGCCAAGCTGCAGCTCGAGATTGAGAAGCTGGAGAAATTTCTGGGCGGCGTAAAAGAGATGCACGGCCTGCCCAAGGCTATGTTTATTGTGGACCCCCACAAGGAGCGCATTGCCGTGTCCGAGGCCCGCAAGCTGAACATCCCCATCGTGGCCATTGTGGACACCAACTGCAACCCCGACGAGATCGACTACGTCATCCCCGGCAACGACGACGCCATCCGCGCCGTTAAGCTGATCGCCGGCGCTATGGCCGACGCCGTTCTGGAAGGCCGCCAGGGCCAGCAGGACGCTCCCGCCGCCGAGGCGGCTGTGGAAGCCGAGGCCGCCGAGGCCTGAGCAACCCATTGAAGGACGTAAACGAAAGGGGA
This window of the Oscillospiraceae bacterium genome carries:
- the rpsB gene encoding 30S ribosomal protein S2, coding for MAVVSMKQLLEAGVHFGHQTRRWNPKMAKYIFTERNGIYIIDLQKTVKKLDEAYNFVREVSADGGEILFVGTKKQAQESIRDEATRCGMHYVNARWLGGMLTNFRTIRKRIDRLEQLRKMSEDGTFELLPKKEVAKLQLEIEKLEKFLGGVKEMHGLPKAMFIVDPHKERIAVSEARKLNIPIVAIVDTNCNPDEIDYVIPGNDDAIRAVKLIAGAMADAVLEGRQGQQDAPAAEAAVEAEAAEA